The following coding sequences lie in one Azospirillum humicireducens genomic window:
- a CDS encoding NAD(P)/FAD-dependent oxidoreductase, producing MERVECVVVGAGVVGLAVARRLARAGREVIVLEAADAIGTGTSSRNSEVIHAGIYYPTGSLRARLCVPGRDALYDYCAAHGVEHRRIGKLIVATEESQLQKLAAIRAQATANGVTDLTEIDAATAMRWEPNLRTVGALLSPSTGIIDSHGLMLALLGDAENAGAMLALLSPLERCHRTAGGFELEVGGAEPMRLACSTLVNAAGLGAWAVARGLEGLDAAHVPPRVLAKGNYYALSAGRSPFSRLVYPVPVEGGLGVHLTLDLAGQARFGPDVEWLGDVADPIDYAVDPVRADSFYGAVRAYWPGLPDHALVPAYSGVRPKLSGPGQPQADFLIQGPGTHGVEGLVNLFGIESPGLTSCLAIADAVAAELGEAPEIIGGAWGSQGS from the coding sequence ATGGAACGGGTTGAGTGCGTGGTCGTCGGGGCGGGGGTGGTCGGTCTGGCGGTGGCCCGCCGGCTGGCACGCGCCGGGCGCGAGGTCATCGTGCTGGAGGCGGCGGACGCCATCGGCACCGGCACCAGTTCGCGCAACTCCGAAGTCATCCATGCCGGCATCTATTATCCCACCGGCAGCCTGCGCGCCCGGCTGTGCGTGCCCGGCCGCGACGCGCTCTATGACTATTGCGCCGCCCATGGCGTGGAGCACCGCCGCATCGGCAAGCTGATCGTCGCGACGGAGGAAAGCCAGCTGCAGAAGCTGGCGGCGATCCGTGCCCAGGCCACCGCCAACGGCGTCACCGACCTGACGGAGATCGATGCCGCCACCGCGATGCGGTGGGAACCGAACCTGCGCACCGTCGGCGCCCTGCTGTCGCCCTCCACCGGCATCATCGACAGCCACGGGTTGATGCTGGCCCTGCTGGGCGACGCCGAGAATGCCGGCGCGATGCTGGCGCTGCTGAGCCCGCTCGAGCGCTGCCACCGCACCGCCGGAGGGTTCGAGCTGGAGGTCGGCGGGGCGGAGCCGATGCGGCTGGCCTGCTCCACCCTCGTCAACGCCGCCGGGCTGGGCGCCTGGGCGGTCGCGCGCGGGCTGGAGGGGCTGGATGCCGCGCATGTGCCGCCGCGGGTGCTGGCGAAGGGCAACTACTATGCGCTGTCCGCCGGCCGTTCGCCCTTCTCCCGGCTGGTCTACCCGGTGCCGGTCGAGGGCGGTCTGGGCGTCCACCTGACGCTGGACCTCGCCGGACAGGCCCGCTTCGGCCCCGACGTGGAATGGCTGGGCGACGTCGCCGATCCCATCGACTATGCCGTCGACCCGGTCCGGGCCGACTCCTTCTACGGGGCGGTGCGCGCCTATTGGCCGGGACTACCCGACCATGCGCTGGTGCCGGCCTATTCGGGCGTGCGCCCCAAGCTGAGCGGACCGGGGCAGCCGCAGGCCGACTTCCTGATCCAGGGGCCGGGCACCCATGGGGTGGAGGGTCTGGTCAACCTGTTCGGCATCGAATCGCCGGGCCTGACCTCCTGCCTCGCCATCGCCGACGCGGTGGCGGCGGAGCTGGGCGAGGCTCCCGAGATCATCGGCGGCGCTTGGGGCTCACAGGGTTCTTGA
- a CDS encoding Hsp20 family protein — MTTRLSLFNSPLLLGFDQFERTLDRIAKNSAEGYPPYNIEQIGDDGLRITLAVAGFTSDDLSVQIEDNQLVIRGRQTDDKSRVYLHRGIAARQFQRSFVLAEGIEVVGCSLDNGLLNIDLTRPMPEPKVRTIKIEQPKKSAGGAMPRTIDVSADGKDG, encoded by the coding sequence GTGACGACTCGCCTTTCGCTCTTCAACAGCCCGCTGCTTCTCGGCTTCGACCAGTTCGAGCGCACGCTCGACCGCATCGCCAAGAATTCGGCCGAAGGCTATCCCCCCTACAACATCGAGCAGATCGGCGATGACGGCCTGCGGATCACGCTTGCCGTGGCCGGCTTCACCTCCGATGACCTGTCGGTGCAGATCGAGGACAACCAGCTCGTCATCCGCGGCCGCCAGACCGACGACAAATCGCGCGTCTACCTGCATCGCGGCATCGCTGCCCGGCAGTTCCAGCGCAGCTTCGTCCTGGCCGAAGGGATAGAGGTGGTGGGCTGCTCGCTCGACAACGGGCTGCTCAACATCGACCTGACCCGTCCGATGCCGGAACCGAAGGTCCGCACGATCAAGATCGAGCAGCCGAAGAAATCCGCCGGCGGTGCCATGCCGCGCACCATCGACGTGTCCGCCGACGGCAAGGACGGCTGA
- a CDS encoding DUF1150 family protein: MINDTHSQLRQLSTQDFASFGLGDVAYVRPVELEGTAAFAIHAADGTPLSVVADRELAFAAIVQNDMEPVSVH; encoded by the coding sequence ATGATCAACGATACCCACAGCCAGCTGCGCCAGCTGTCGACCCAGGATTTCGCCAGCTTCGGCCTGGGCGACGTCGCCTATGTCCGCCCGGTGGAGCTTGAGGGCACGGCCGCCTTCGCGATCCACGCCGCCGACGGCACGCCGCTGAGCGTCGTCGCCGACCGCGAACTGGCCTTCGCCGCCATCGTGCAGAACGACATGGAGCCGGTCAGCGTCCACTGA